The following are from one region of the Elusimicrobiota bacterium genome:
- a CDS encoding carboxy terminal-processing peptidase → MNFPILRRLLAVSLALILAVPASAFDKYGGGPIVAELVGRLLEQTHYARRPIDDAVSKEFLRNYLEAYDYNHMILEKSDVDEFEAKYATTLDDRIKDGDVEAAYEIYERVLMRLDERVALVKTLTSSTFTFTNDDKIVLDRHELPWPATPAEAKELWRLRIKHEVLLERLAKLKSDEAKAAAAKAAQEKKDKAPAVAEAPKPEAKKEEAQTGAEGAAPAKPAKELTAKETIDQRYDRILRSYKEYDGIDIFSTFVSALTRVFDPHTDYLAAAQKENFDISMKLSLVGIGAVLRSEDGYARIVSLVPGGPADSDKRLKPNDKIEAVAQGDGPFVEAVGMKLDRLVQMIRGEKGSVVRMRVIPADAIDPSTRVVITLVRDEIKLTDQEAKAKIFTVPGKGGKASKVGVLDLPSFYADMRGGEGGKSATRDTERLVGEMKRRGVDSLIIDLRRDGGGSLSEAVSLTGLFINAGPVVQVKDARGTIKLLRDTDSMTGFDGPMIVLTAHGSASASEIFAAALQDYGRGIVVGENKTFGKGTVQSVLELNQYLPPAYRSYKPGALKLTIQKFYRVSGGSTQHRGVLPDIHIPFYGDISESTESSQKSALPYDEVEPAPYDRSATLQARLSTLAKASTARVAASREFQWIKEDMARWEKQKKDKALSLNEKARLAERKTDEERSAARKKERAARKDKPFASEEITLAILDGKAPAVSTATAATPPAPLDDDEDAPGASSDAPDSVLDETLRIAADLTALTPPPVGQAERRSRNAVTQ, encoded by the coding sequence ATGAACTTCCCGATCTTACGCCGTCTGCTCGCCGTCTCCCTGGCCCTGATCCTCGCGGTCCCGGCCTCCGCCTTCGACAAATACGGCGGCGGCCCGATCGTCGCCGAGCTCGTCGGCCGCCTGCTCGAGCAGACCCACTACGCGCGCCGCCCGATCGACGACGCCGTCTCCAAGGAGTTCCTGCGCAACTACCTCGAGGCCTACGACTACAACCACATGATCCTCGAGAAGAGCGACGTGGACGAGTTCGAGGCCAAGTACGCGACGACCCTCGACGACCGCATCAAGGACGGCGACGTCGAGGCCGCCTACGAGATCTACGAGCGCGTGCTGATGCGCCTCGACGAGCGCGTCGCCCTCGTCAAGACGCTGACGTCCTCCACCTTCACCTTCACCAACGACGACAAGATCGTCCTCGACCGCCACGAGCTGCCCTGGCCCGCGACGCCCGCGGAGGCCAAGGAGCTGTGGCGCCTGCGCATCAAGCACGAGGTCCTGCTCGAGCGCCTCGCCAAGCTCAAGAGCGACGAGGCCAAGGCCGCCGCCGCCAAGGCGGCGCAGGAGAAGAAGGATAAGGCCCCCGCCGTCGCCGAGGCGCCGAAGCCCGAGGCCAAGAAGGAGGAGGCGCAGACCGGCGCCGAAGGCGCCGCGCCGGCCAAGCCCGCGAAGGAGCTCACCGCCAAGGAGACGATCGACCAGCGCTACGACCGCATCCTGCGCAGCTACAAGGAGTACGACGGCATCGACATCTTCTCCACCTTCGTCTCCGCGCTGACGCGCGTCTTCGATCCGCACACCGACTACCTCGCCGCCGCCCAGAAGGAGAACTTCGACATCAGCATGAAGCTCTCCCTCGTCGGCATCGGCGCCGTGCTGCGCTCCGAGGACGGCTACGCGCGCATCGTCTCGCTCGTCCCCGGCGGTCCCGCCGACTCCGACAAGCGCCTCAAGCCCAACGACAAGATCGAGGCGGTCGCCCAGGGCGACGGCCCGTTCGTCGAGGCCGTCGGCATGAAGCTCGACCGCCTCGTGCAGATGATCCGCGGCGAGAAGGGCTCCGTCGTGCGCATGCGCGTCATCCCCGCGGACGCGATCGATCCCTCGACGCGCGTGGTCATCACGCTCGTGCGCGACGAGATCAAGCTCACCGACCAGGAGGCCAAGGCCAAGATCTTCACCGTGCCCGGCAAGGGCGGCAAGGCCTCGAAGGTCGGGGTGCTCGACCTGCCATCGTTCTACGCCGACATGCGCGGCGGCGAGGGCGGCAAGAGCGCCACCCGCGACACCGAGCGCCTCGTGGGCGAGATGAAGCGCCGCGGCGTGGACTCCCTGATCATCGACCTGCGCCGCGACGGCGGCGGCTCCCTGTCGGAGGCCGTCTCGCTGACGGGGCTCTTCATCAACGCCGGCCCCGTCGTCCAGGTCAAGGACGCGCGCGGCACGATCAAGCTCCTGCGCGACACGGACTCGATGACCGGCTTCGACGGCCCGATGATCGTGCTGACGGCGCACGGCTCCGCCTCGGCCTCGGAGATCTTCGCGGCGGCCCTGCAGGACTACGGCCGCGGCATCGTCGTCGGCGAGAACAAGACGTTCGGCAAGGGCACCGTGCAGTCCGTGCTCGAGCTGAACCAGTACCTTCCCCCCGCCTACCGCTCCTACAAGCCCGGCGCGCTGAAGCTGACGATCCAGAAGTTCTACCGGGTCTCCGGCGGCTCGACGCAGCACCGCGGCGTGCTGCCCGACATCCACATCCCCTTCTACGGGGACATCAGCGAGTCCACCGAAAGCTCCCAGAAGAGCGCCTTGCCCTACGACGAGGTCGAGCCCGCGCCTTATGACAGAAGCGCGACTTTGCAGGCCCGCCTCTCGACTTTGGCCAAGGCCTCGACGGCCCGCGTCGCCGCCTCCCGTGAGTTCCAGTGGATCAAGGAGGACATGGCGCGCTGGGAGAAGCAGAAGAAGGACAAGGCCCTCTCGCTCAACGAGAAGGCGCGGCTGGCCGAGCGCAAGACCGACGAGGAGCGCTCCGCCGCCCGCAAGAAGGAGCGCGCCGCCCGCAAGGACAAGCCCTTCGCCTCCGAGGAGATCACCTTGGCCATACTCGACGGCAAGGCCCCCGCCGTGTCGACCGCGACGGCCGCGACGCCTCCCGCGCCGCTCGACGACGACGAGGACGCCCCCGGGGCCTCGTCCGACGCGCCCGACTCCGTGCTCGACGAGACTTTGCGCATCGCGGCCGACCTGACCGCGCTGACGCCGCCGCCCGTCGGCCAGGCCGAGCGCCGCTCCCGCAACG
- a CDS encoding DUF2339 domain-containing protein produces the protein MATNEDLQSELRALSLEVRSLRDEVERLKWGRPAEAPFPRIETPAPKPAPVPKPSSPPPPAPAERSETFADLVRKAKGLPPLPKASGPLRSAPAAPRDYSSAFTEKFIGEKMLQYVGALILGLGVVFFLIWRAQHTSPHERALMAAAAGAALVGLGVFVRARPPYQNLSGALLGGGWSVLYITAYAVYHFEPVKIVDSPQVALGLLLAAAGGMITHALSTGSRPFRLYAVGLTYFLLLFLRADIASFDLFLLLLAASAAIAVESGEADVLIPALIGFHANYVPEYFRTIGLPPAEHTAANFAQPFGWLAGGYLIVALMPFVPRTRERLFTGAQKSILDSALCLNAALFALVAGSMGRVYFGRASLPRAGALSALFLLPAIGHLRVLGRAAASVSLGGVIPLALMAAAVFEMPDPMWKLVAWVGVSTGWVFVGLFLNQPVWRAAGLCMALLTFMFYTEVARRGDDARRAAAMALYVFSGLSYFFSRFHRLWLADPEEWERPVTEYWLYIGTAALVLGLWGALDAAPFLCCLVALAIAGEHLAVRLGRVHLWVQAAVLELGFGFYSFFVDYGAGTPAMGVSPRLLVTAVVIGAYLYLLFADPMDEELSKRWEPFSRADQRRALSWMLLAVASFAVYREFDGRLRLPIWAFTSLGLFWLGRTAKSADFRAQALLLAAGAALEAGVSYLTAPAALLSPLTVPRALLFWSSIGALLGGLSFAKSAQAEEDRDDQAATMFALLALVLGAAYFAKELDRVQLTMAWTGLGIAFLAGGIGLGWRELRLPGLGLLGLCVAKALLSDTANLPLPHRVASFVALGVVLIFASTLYNKAGSGE, from the coding sequence ATGGCGACAAACGAAGATCTCCAGTCCGAGCTGCGCGCGTTGAGCCTCGAGGTCCGTTCCCTTCGGGACGAGGTGGAGAGGCTGAAGTGGGGCAGGCCCGCCGAGGCCCCTTTTCCCAGGATCGAGACCCCGGCGCCGAAGCCCGCCCCCGTCCCGAAGCCCTCGTCCCCGCCCCCTCCGGCCCCGGCCGAGCGGTCCGAGACTTTCGCGGACCTCGTGCGCAAGGCGAAGGGATTGCCGCCGCTCCCCAAGGCGTCCGGGCCGCTGCGCTCCGCGCCCGCGGCGCCGCGCGATTATTCCTCGGCGTTCACCGAGAAGTTCATCGGCGAGAAGATGCTCCAGTACGTCGGCGCGCTGATCCTCGGCCTCGGCGTCGTCTTCTTCCTGATCTGGCGCGCCCAGCACACCAGCCCGCACGAGCGCGCGCTGATGGCCGCCGCCGCGGGCGCCGCCCTCGTCGGCCTCGGCGTGTTCGTCCGCGCGCGGCCCCCGTACCAGAACCTGTCCGGCGCCCTGCTCGGCGGAGGCTGGTCGGTCCTCTATATCACGGCCTACGCCGTCTATCACTTCGAGCCGGTGAAGATCGTCGACTCGCCCCAGGTCGCGCTCGGGCTCCTGCTGGCGGCGGCCGGCGGCATGATCACGCACGCGCTGTCGACGGGCTCGAGGCCCTTCCGGTTGTACGCCGTCGGCCTGACCTATTTCCTGCTGCTGTTCCTTCGGGCGGACATCGCCTCCTTCGACCTGTTCCTGCTGCTGCTGGCCGCTTCCGCGGCCATCGCCGTGGAGTCCGGCGAGGCCGACGTGCTGATCCCGGCGCTGATCGGCTTCCACGCCAACTACGTCCCCGAGTACTTCCGCACCATCGGCCTGCCGCCCGCGGAACACACCGCGGCGAACTTCGCCCAGCCGTTCGGCTGGCTCGCCGGGGGCTACCTGATCGTCGCGTTGATGCCGTTCGTGCCCCGGACGCGCGAGCGCCTCTTCACCGGCGCCCAGAAGAGCATCCTCGACTCGGCGCTGTGCCTGAACGCGGCCCTGTTCGCCCTCGTCGCCGGCTCGATGGGACGGGTGTACTTCGGCCGCGCCAGCCTGCCGCGCGCCGGGGCGTTGAGCGCGCTCTTCCTCCTGCCCGCGATCGGCCATCTGCGCGTGCTGGGGCGCGCCGCGGCGTCGGTGAGCCTGGGCGGCGTGATCCCGCTCGCTCTGATGGCGGCCGCCGTCTTCGAGATGCCGGACCCGATGTGGAAGCTGGTCGCCTGGGTCGGGGTCTCGACGGGCTGGGTGTTCGTCGGCCTGTTCCTGAACCAGCCCGTCTGGCGCGCGGCCGGCCTGTGCATGGCCCTGCTGACCTTCATGTTCTACACCGAGGTCGCGCGCCGCGGCGACGACGCGCGCCGCGCCGCGGCGATGGCGCTGTACGTGTTCTCCGGCCTGTCCTATTTCTTCTCGCGCTTTCACCGCCTGTGGCTCGCCGACCCCGAGGAGTGGGAGAGGCCCGTCACCGAGTACTGGCTGTACATCGGCACGGCGGCGCTCGTGCTCGGCCTGTGGGGCGCGCTCGACGCGGCGCCGTTCCTGTGCTGTCTCGTGGCGCTCGCCATCGCCGGCGAGCACCTGGCGGTGCGCCTCGGACGCGTGCACCTGTGGGTGCAGGCCGCCGTCCTCGAGCTCGGCTTCGGGTTCTACTCCTTCTTCGTCGACTACGGGGCCGGGACGCCGGCGATGGGCGTGTCGCCGCGACTACTCGTCACCGCGGTGGTGATCGGGGCCTACCTGTACCTCCTGTTCGCCGATCCGATGGATGAGGAGCTGTCAAAACGCTGGGAGCCGTTCTCCCGCGCCGACCAGCGCCGCGCGCTGTCCTGGATGCTCCTCGCGGTGGCCTCGTTCGCGGTCTACCGCGAGTTCGACGGGCGCCTGCGCCTGCCGATCTGGGCGTTCACCTCGCTCGGCCTTTTCTGGCTCGGGCGGACCGCGAAGAGCGCGGACTTCCGCGCCCAGGCCCTGCTGCTCGCGGCGGGCGCCGCGCTCGAGGCCGGGGTGTCCTATCTCACCGCGCCGGCGGCCCTGCTGTCGCCCCTCACCGTGCCCCGCGCGCTGCTGTTCTGGTCGTCGATCGGCGCCCTTCTCGGGGGCCTGTCGTTCGCCAAGTCGGCGCAGGCCGAGGAGGACCGCGACGACCAGGCGGCGACGATGTTCGCGCTCCTGGCGCTGGTCCTCGGCGCGGCCTACTTCGCCAAGGAGCTCGACCGCGTCCAGCTGACGATGGCGTGGACGGGGCTGGGCATCGCCTTCCTGGCCGGCGGCATCGGCCTGGGCTGGCGCGAGCTGCGCCTGCCCGGCCTCGGCCTGCTCGGCCTGTGCGTGGCGAAGGCGCTGCTCTCGGACACGGCCAACCTCCCGCTGCCGCACCGCGTGGCGAGCTTCGTCGCCCTCGGCGTCGTGCTGATCTTCGCCTCGACCCTCTACAACAAGGCGGGCTCCGGGGAGTGA
- a CDS encoding M48 family metalloprotease, producing MKRLAPAALILLALGAAFVVGRGGPSRESLLPVSRAVAEHGKALDRGAAVVFPLSSGEERAIGEKIDKDLRRGTEPAPGTPGASRAALWKELGLEAAGSPLVTRFRGRYEFRAVDHGGINAFAVPGGFVYATFDLLERLHADPDALLFVLGHEIGHIELAHCADRYRLRAGEKDPVRVVLGGAIFLPRMLASLHFSPSQELEADAYAVRLMRSRKRDPAAGLRLFDALGLKAEEDTKRGPGEVAAEGLSDYFRTHPGSWERRAALEREARESR from the coding sequence GTGAAGCGGCTCGCGCCGGCCGCGCTCATCCTCCTCGCCCTCGGCGCCGCGTTCGTCGTCGGCCGCGGCGGCCCCAGCCGGGAGAGCCTTCTCCCCGTGTCCCGCGCCGTCGCCGAGCACGGCAAGGCCCTCGACCGGGGCGCCGCGGTCGTCTTCCCGCTCTCGAGCGGCGAGGAACGGGCCATCGGCGAGAAGATCGACAAGGACCTGCGGCGCGGGACCGAGCCGGCGCCCGGCACGCCCGGGGCCTCGCGCGCGGCGCTGTGGAAGGAGCTCGGCCTCGAGGCGGCCGGCTCGCCGCTGGTGACTCGCTTCCGCGGGCGCTACGAGTTCCGGGCCGTCGATCACGGCGGGATCAACGCCTTCGCCGTCCCCGGCGGCTTCGTCTACGCGACCTTCGACCTTCTCGAGAGACTTCACGCGGACCCCGACGCGCTCCTGTTCGTGCTCGGCCACGAGATCGGCCATATCGAGCTCGCCCATTGCGCCGACCGCTACCGCCTGCGCGCGGGCGAGAAGGACCCCGTGCGCGTGGTGCTCGGCGGCGCGATCTTCCTGCCGCGCATGCTCGCCTCCCTGCATTTCTCGCCGAGCCAGGAGCTCGAGGCCGACGCGTACGCCGTGCGTCTGATGCGCTCGCGCAAGCGCGACCCCGCCGCGGGCCTGCGCCTCTTCGACGCCCTCGGCCTCAAGGCGGAGGAGGACACGAAGCGCGGCCCGGGCGAGGTCGCCGCCGAGGGCCTCTCCGACTACTTCCGCACGCACCCCGGCTCCTGGGAGCGGCGCGCGGCGCTCGAGCGCGAGGCCCGGGAGAGCCGATGA
- a CDS encoding MFS transporter, with translation MRRGVSSRGFLAFLAAQATSAFNDNAFKTFVILLTVAADPDGAPALIAAASAAFIVPFLLFSTLAGDAADRWPKARLVALFKALEVALLLLAVPALAARSVPALLVLVFLMGVHSAFFGPVKFAILPELVEDGELSNANGLVQMTSFGAIILGTTAAAELVMRLRDRPGLAAALLAAVALAGFLGSLLIPASAPARPGAALSLDPFSSTAANLRHLASLPNVNLAIYAAAFFWFVGALFQLNLLVYGTRLMGLSEAACGRFQVMLALGIGAGSFIAGRLSRGRVELGLVPAGALGLVLFGADLGFAYHSPNRVIFDLLMAGLSAGFYAVPLQAFIQQRSPADERGRVVATGNFLCFAAILVASAALWALDAKFRLDPAQVFLVAAAMSAVIAYELLKRLPDFFLRLLFLPLTRCIYSIRTVGQDNVPIDGPVLLVANHVSFIDAILIAMANQRLVRFLMLRAFYDLPVAGWFFKAMGCIPVSSGDGPKALVASFKRAREYMMSGEAVCIFAEGEISRHGQMQRFKRGFESMVHGVEVPIVPVHLDQVWGSIFSFSGGKIVFKWPRRIPYRVTVSFGKPMSASSSAFEVRQAILALGAEAFTHRLQDSPPLPLAFSRQAKAKPFALSMADSSGTRLNAIQALTGAYLIGRSISVNVAEGDENIGVYLPPSASAALVNAGLLLHGKVAINLNYTASKEVVDACVNKAGIRTIVSSRKFSEKTGWEPDGKKIYVEDLMPSLSAFTKAVHALIFLLIPSFLLERSFFAKARGSLDRLATVMFTSGSTGTPKGVMLTHANILANLEAVAQVIQFGPDDRMLGVLPFFHSFGFTVTLWMPLRLGMGTVYHYNPLDARRIGELASDFKVTCLLGTPTFLLAWMRRVEPEKFKTLRRVVVGAEKLRAEVAKAFEEKYGLTPLEGYGATELSPVASANIPDIAWPGIHQTGTKLGTVGQPLPGVFMKVVDPDTGKELGADQPGLLLVKGPNVMKGYLGDEAKTSEAVKDGYYVTGDIARIDEDGFVTLTDRLSRFSKVAGEMVPHVKVEESLHEAHGVLDMTFVVAGVPDDKRGERLVVLYKAELDVEAVLKKLADVGLPKLWLPDKGNFHKVEQFPLLGSGKLDMQALKAEARRREGL, from the coding sequence ATGAGGCGGGGCGTCTCCTCGAGGGGCTTCCTCGCCTTCCTGGCCGCGCAGGCGACGAGCGCGTTCAACGACAACGCCTTCAAGACCTTCGTCATCCTGCTGACGGTCGCGGCCGATCCCGACGGCGCGCCGGCGCTCATCGCGGCGGCCAGCGCGGCGTTCATCGTCCCGTTCCTCCTGTTCTCGACGCTCGCCGGCGACGCCGCCGACCGCTGGCCGAAGGCCCGCCTCGTCGCCCTGTTCAAGGCGCTGGAGGTGGCACTCCTCCTGCTCGCCGTGCCGGCTCTCGCGGCGCGCAGCGTGCCGGCCCTGCTGGTCCTCGTCTTCCTGATGGGCGTCCACTCCGCGTTCTTCGGCCCGGTCAAGTTCGCGATCCTCCCCGAGCTCGTCGAGGACGGCGAGCTGTCCAACGCGAACGGCCTCGTGCAGATGACGAGCTTCGGCGCGATCATCTTAGGCACCACCGCCGCCGCCGAGCTCGTCATGCGCCTGCGCGACCGCCCTGGGCTGGCGGCGGCCCTGCTCGCCGCCGTCGCCCTCGCGGGCTTCCTTGGGTCCCTGCTGATCCCCGCCTCGGCCCCGGCGCGCCCGGGGGCGGCGCTGTCGCTCGACCCGTTCTCGAGCACGGCCGCCAACCTCCGGCACCTCGCCTCTTTGCCGAACGTGAACCTCGCCATCTACGCGGCCGCCTTCTTCTGGTTCGTCGGAGCGCTGTTCCAGCTGAACCTGCTCGTCTACGGCACGCGCCTCATGGGCCTGAGCGAGGCGGCCTGCGGGCGCTTCCAGGTGATGCTGGCCCTCGGCATCGGCGCGGGCTCCTTCATCGCCGGGCGGCTGTCGCGCGGCCGCGTCGAGCTCGGCCTCGTCCCGGCGGGCGCGCTCGGCCTCGTGCTGTTCGGGGCGGACCTGGGCTTCGCCTATCATTCGCCGAACCGCGTGATCTTCGACCTGCTCATGGCGGGGCTGTCCGCCGGCTTCTACGCGGTGCCGCTTCAGGCCTTCATCCAGCAGCGCAGCCCCGCCGACGAGCGCGGCCGCGTCGTGGCGACGGGCAACTTCCTCTGCTTCGCCGCGATCCTCGTCGCCTCGGCCGCGCTGTGGGCCCTCGACGCCAAGTTCCGCCTCGACCCGGCCCAGGTCTTCCTCGTCGCCGCCGCGATGTCGGCGGTGATCGCCTACGAGCTGCTCAAGCGCCTGCCGGATTTCTTCCTGCGGCTTCTCTTCCTGCCGCTGACGCGGTGCATCTACAGCATACGAACGGTCGGCCAAGACAACGTGCCCATCGACGGCCCGGTCCTCCTCGTCGCCAACCACGTGTCGTTCATCGACGCCATCCTCATCGCGATGGCCAACCAGCGCCTCGTGCGCTTCCTCATGCTGCGAGCCTTCTACGACCTGCCCGTCGCCGGCTGGTTCTTCAAGGCGATGGGCTGCATCCCCGTCTCGAGCGGCGACGGCCCGAAGGCCCTCGTGGCCTCGTTCAAGCGCGCGCGGGAGTACATGATGTCGGGCGAAGCGGTGTGCATATTCGCCGAAGGGGAGATCAGTCGGCACGGCCAGATGCAGCGCTTCAAGCGCGGCTTCGAGAGCATGGTGCACGGCGTCGAGGTCCCGATCGTGCCGGTGCATTTGGATCAAGTATGGGGAAGCATCTTCAGTTTTTCCGGCGGGAAAATCGTGTTCAAGTGGCCGCGGAGAATTCCGTATCGGGTTACAGTGAGTTTCGGGAAGCCGATGTCGGCGTCATCGTCGGCATTCGAAGTGAGGCAGGCCATTCTCGCCTTAGGGGCCGAGGCCTTCACCCATCGCCTTCAAGACAGTCCGCCTTTGCCATTGGCGTTCTCGCGCCAGGCAAAGGCTAAGCCGTTTGCATTGAGCATGGCCGATTCGTCCGGCACCCGTTTGAACGCCATTCAAGCGTTGACGGGCGCCTATCTCATCGGCAGATCGATATCCGTCAACGTCGCCGAAGGCGACGAAAACATCGGCGTGTACCTCCCGCCGTCGGCCAGCGCCGCGCTCGTCAACGCGGGCCTTCTTCTGCACGGCAAGGTCGCCATAAATTTGAACTACACGGCCAGTAAAGAGGTCGTGGATGCTTGCGTCAACAAAGCCGGCATTCGAACCATCGTCTCCTCGCGCAAGTTCTCGGAAAAGACGGGCTGGGAACCCGACGGCAAGAAGATATATGTCGAGGATCTCATGCCGTCCCTGTCCGCGTTCACCAAAGCCGTTCACGCCCTTATTTTCCTCCTCATCCCGTCGTTCCTGCTTGAACGCTCGTTCTTCGCCAAGGCCCGCGGTTCCTTGGACCGTCTCGCCACCGTCATGTTCACCAGCGGCTCGACCGGGACCCCCAAAGGCGTGATGCTCACGCATGCCAATATCCTCGCGAACCTCGAGGCCGTCGCCCAGGTGATCCAATTCGGCCCGGACGACCGCATGTTGGGCGTCCTCCCGTTCTTCCACTCCTTCGGCTTCACCGTGACCCTCTGGATGCCCCTGCGCCTCGGCATGGGGACCGTCTACCACTACAATCCGCTCGACGCCCGCCGCATCGGCGAGCTCGCCTCCGATTTCAAAGTCACCTGCCTCCTCGGCACCCCGACCTTCCTCCTCGCTTGGATGCGGCGCGTCGAGCCCGAGAAGTTCAAGACCTTGCGCCGCGTCGTCGTCGGCGCCGAGAAGCTGCGCGCGGAGGTCGCCAAGGCCTTCGAGGAGAAATACGGGCTCACCCCGCTCGAGGGCTACGGCGCGACCGAGCTCTCGCCCGTGGCCTCGGCGAACATCCCCGACATCGCCTGGCCCGGCATCCATCAGACCGGGACCAAGCTCGGCACCGTGGGCCAGCCGCTTCCCGGCGTGTTCATGAAGGTCGTCGACCCCGACACCGGCAAGGAGCTCGGTGCGGACCAGCCCGGGCTGCTGCTCGTGAAGGGGCCGAACGTGATGAAGGGCTACCTCGGCGACGAGGCGAAGACGAGCGAGGCCGTCAAGGACGGCTACTACGTCACCGGCGACATCGCCCGCATCGACGAAGACGGCTTCGTGACCCTGACCGACCGGCTCTCGCGCTTCTCCAAGGTGGCCGGGGAGATGGTGCCGCACGTCAAGGTCGAGGAGAGCCTGCACGAGGCGCACGGCGTCCTCGACATGACCTTCGTCGTGGCCGGCGTCCCCGACGACAAGCGCGGCGAGCGTCTCGTCGTCCTTTATAAAGCCGAGCTCGACGTCGAGGCCGTCCTGAAAAAACTCGCCGACGTCGGCCTGCCCAAGCTCTGGCTGCCCGACAAGGGCAACTTCCATAAGGTCGAGCAGTTCCCGCTCCTCGGCTCGGGCAAGCTCGACATGCAGGCCCTCAAGGCCGAAGCTCGGCGCCGAGAAGGGCTATAA
- a CDS encoding DUF21 domain-containing protein — MLMLLVAALIAANALFVLMEFALVRVRPARVEVLARKGGRRALAVQAALNRLDDYLAACQVGITILSLTLGWVGEPAIARAVEGALGGLTLILPPMVFHGAVFAVSLAILSWLHIVLGELIPRTIGIQFAETVVLWGILPLTGFKAFLRWPVRFLSASSRGILHVFRVKPASEADHSVTVDEMRVLLGETQERGAMPLERLLLLENLFDFGSSKVSDAMRPRERIAYLSLARTWAENLAVIRDKRYSRYPLCETGLDSAIGFVHIKDLLLTETGAEPDLKALRRDLYEVSDGELLEKLLKTMPDKGVHLAVARDGLNRIMGLLTLEDILEELVGEVRDEFEKTTGWMAGEFFSRAAVDANLPTTERRETIRHLMDKMKAANPELDAEAAFAAVWDRELKFASAVGRGVLVPHARLPGLTTPLIAVGRFAKAPALPTPDGAPLRLVFLILTPLETPTLQLKVLQRIASLITNETLRRKILRAKSDESLLNLLRTADTLLAT, encoded by the coding sequence ATGCTGATGCTCCTGGTCGCCGCCCTGATCGCCGCGAACGCCCTGTTCGTGCTGATGGAGTTCGCGCTGGTGCGGGTGCGCCCGGCGCGCGTCGAGGTGCTCGCGCGCAAGGGCGGGCGCCGCGCGCTCGCGGTGCAGGCCGCGCTGAACCGCCTCGACGACTACCTCGCCGCCTGCCAGGTCGGCATCACGATCCTCTCGCTCACCTTGGGCTGGGTCGGCGAGCCGGCGATCGCGCGCGCGGTCGAGGGGGCTCTGGGCGGCCTGACCCTGATCCTGCCGCCGATGGTCTTCCACGGCGCGGTCTTCGCGGTGTCCCTCGCCATCCTGTCCTGGCTGCACATCGTTCTGGGCGAGCTCATCCCGCGGACCATCGGCATCCAGTTCGCCGAGACCGTGGTCCTGTGGGGCATACTGCCCCTGACGGGCTTCAAGGCCTTTCTGCGCTGGCCAGTGCGCTTCCTGTCGGCGTCCTCGCGCGGCATCCTGCACGTGTTCCGGGTCAAGCCGGCGTCAGAGGCCGACCATTCCGTCACCGTCGACGAGATGCGCGTGCTGCTCGGCGAGACGCAGGAGCGCGGCGCGATGCCTCTCGAGCGGCTGCTGCTGCTCGAGAACCTCTTCGACTTCGGCTCGTCCAAGGTCTCCGACGCGATGCGCCCGCGCGAGCGCATCGCCTACCTGTCGCTGGCCCGGACCTGGGCCGAGAACCTGGCGGTCATCCGCGACAAGCGCTACTCGCGCTACCCGTTGTGCGAGACCGGCCTCGACTCGGCGATCGGCTTCGTGCACATCAAGGACCTCCTCCTGACCGAGACCGGCGCGGAGCCCGACCTCAAGGCGCTGCGCCGCGACCTGTACGAGGTGTCCGACGGGGAGCTCCTGGAAAAGCTGCTCAAGACCATGCCCGACAAGGGCGTGCACCTCGCCGTCGCCCGCGACGGCCTCAACCGCATCATGGGCCTGCTCACGCTCGAGGACATCCTGGAGGAGCTCGTCGGCGAGGTCCGCGACGAGTTCGAGAAGACGACGGGCTGGATGGCGGGGGAGTTCTTCTCGCGCGCGGCCGTGGACGCGAACCTGCCCACGACGGAGCGCCGGGAGACGATCCGCCACCTGATGGACAAGATGAAGGCCGCCAACCCCGAGCTCGACGCCGAGGCGGCCTTCGCCGCGGTGTGGGACCGCGAGCTCAAGTTCGCCAGCGCCGTCGGCCGCGGCGTCCTCGTGCCGCACGCCCGGCTGCCCGGCTTGACGACGCCGTTGATCGCGGTGGGCCGCTTCGCCAAGGCCCCGGCCCTTCCCACCCCCGACGGCGCCCCGCTGCGCCTCGTGTTCCTCATCCTGACCCCGCTCGAGACGCCCACGCTGCAGCTCAAAGTCCTTCAGCGCATCGCGTCCTTGATCACCAACGAGACCTTGCGGCGCAAGATCCTCCGGGCGAAGTCCGACGAGTCCCTGCTCAACCTCCTGCGCACCGCCGACACCCTCCTCGCCACTTGA